One part of the Sciurus carolinensis chromosome 6, mSciCar1.2, whole genome shotgun sequence genome encodes these proteins:
- the Cd14 gene encoding monocyte differentiation antigen CD14, translated as MDGLPWWLLLLLPLLDISAATTEPCELDGDDIHCACNFSDPQPDWSSAFQCVSAVNVEIRGGGRNLEHFLKRVDIDADPRQYIDMVKALRLRRLTIGAARVPAVLLFGSLRVLGYSRLKELTLEDLEVTGTTPPLPGGGPVLGLSALRLRNVSWTTGGAWLVELQRWLKPGLKVLNIAQAHSLDFSCDQILTFSALTTLDLSDNPGLGKRGLIAALCPHKFPALQDLALRNAGIQTPNDVCSALATAGVQPHRLDLSHNSMLATAKPANPGCVWPSALNALDLSFAGLEQVPKGLPAKLSMLNLSCNRLNREPRPDELPKVGNLSLDGNPFLVSGNSNPRSTVPSGVVPACAHSPLAVGMSGTLALLQGARSFA; from the exons ATG GACGGCTTGCCCTGGTGGTTGCTCTTGCTACTGCCGCTGCTGGATATCTCTGCAGCCACGACAGAGCCCTGCGAGTTGGACGGTGACGATATCCACTGCGCCTGCAACTTTTCGGATCCGCAACCCGACTGGTCCAGCGCCTTCCAGTGTGTAAGTGCGGTCAATGTGGAGATCCGTGGCGGCGGCCGCAACCTGGAACATTTTCTGAAGCGTGTGGACATCGACGCAGACCCGCGGCAGTACATTGACATGGTCAAGGCTCTACGTTTGCGGCGACTCACGATTGGAGCTGCTCGGGTTCCTGCCGTACTGCTGTTCGGCTCCCTGCGTGTGCTAGGGTATTCCCGCCTCAAGGAACTAACACTAGAGGATCTAGAAGTAACAGGCACCACGCCGCCGCTTCCTGGAGGAGGCCCAGTGCTAGGGCTTTCCGCCTTGCGCCTTCGCAATGTGTCATGGACAACAGGAGGTGCCTGGCTCGTAGAACTGCAGCGCTGGCTCAAGCCGGGCCTCAAGGTATTGAATATTGCCCAAGCACACTCGCTTGATTTTTCTTGCGACCAGATCCTCACTTTCTCGGCTCTTACGACCCTAGACCTGTCTGACAATCCTGGACTGGGCAAACGCGGACTGATTGCAGCCCTCTGTCCGCACAAGTTCCCGGCCCTCCAGGATCTAGCGCTACGCAACGCCGGAATACAAACGCCCAACGACGTGTGCTCTGCTCTGGCTACTGCTGGTGTGCAGCCGCACCGCCTAGACCTCAGCCACAACTCAATGCTCGCTACTGCAAAACCCGCAAATCCTGGATGTGTCTGGCCTAGCGCGCTAAACGCCCTAGATCTGTCATTTGCTGGGCTGGAGCAAGTGCCTAAGGGACTGCCGGCCAAGCTCAGCATGCTCAATCTCAGCTGCAACCGGCTGAATAGGGAGCCGCGTCCAGACGAGTTGCCCAAGGTGGGTAACCTATCACTGGACGGAAATCCCTTCCTAGTCTCGGGAAACTCCAACCCCAGGAGCACTGTCCCCTCTGGCGTGGTCCCAGCCTGTGCGCATTCACCTTTGGCGGTGGGAATGTCAGGAACACTGGCTCTGCTCCAAGGGGCTAGGAGCTTTGCCTAA
- the Tmco6 gene encoding transmembrane and coiled-coil domain-containing protein 6 isoform X1 — MWSRYPRRSGLVACGVEELRRRRREREAALRKARREQQLVSKRLLREEAPEEARGECVAAVLGEAEVQQFLRLAQRGTEEKEREKALVSLRQGLQHPETQQIFIRLEGSMRTLVGLLTSNRALLQLEAARCLHELSHSEQSAVAEACLPATSYLLTYLSGHSSDFIELCLYTLGNLIVESEVVRRQLLPQGIVPALAACIQSPHVAVLEALGYALSQLLQAKEAPEKIIPSILDSLLPQHMLRLMQPGPKLNPGVAVEFAWCLHYIICSQVNNTLLITHGALSTLGMLLLDLAGAVQRTEEAGLELLACPVLRCLSNLLTEVAVEAMGGQMQLKDERIVAALFILFQFFLQKQPSLLPEGLWLLNNLTANSPTLCTSLLSLDLIEPLLQLLPLSNVVSVLVLTVLCNVAEKGPAYCRQLWPGPLLSCLLKTLALSDTEVVGQSLELLQLLFLYQPEAVQAFLQQSGLQALERHQEEAQLQDRVHALQQIALHG, encoded by the exons ATGTGGAGCCGATACCCCCGCCGCTCCGGGTTGGTGGCTTGTGGGGTGGAAGAGCTACGCCGCCGCCGGCGGGAGCGGGAGGCAG CACTGCGGAAGGCGCGGAGGGAGCAGCAACTGGTCAGCAAGAGGCTGCTAAGAGAAGAAGCTCCGGAGGAAGCCAGAGGGGAATGTGTGGCGGCGGTTCTGGGAGAAGCCGAG GTCCAGCAGTTCTTGCGGCTAGCTCAGAGGGGtacagaggaaaaggagagagaaaaggctCTGGTCAGTCTTCGTCAAGGCTTACAGCACCCTGAGACGCAACAAATCTTCATCAG GCTGGAGGGCAGCATGCGGACCTTGGTTGGGCTCCTGACCAGCAACAGAGCCCTGCTGCAGCTTGAGGCAGCTCGGTGCCTGCATGAGCTTTCTCATTCTGAGCAGTCTGCGGTGGCTGAGGCCTGCCTGCCAGCTACTTCCTACCTTCTCACCTACCTTTCCGGTCACAGCTCAGACTTCATA GAGCTGTGTCTGTATACACTGGGGAATCTGATCGTGGAGAGTGAGGTTGTGAGACGGCAGCTCCTGCCACAGGGCATTGTTCCAGCCTTGGCTGCCTGCATCCAG TCCCCCCACGTGGCTGTGCTGGAAGCCCTTGGATATGCCTTGTCCCAGCTTCTGCAGGCTAAGGAAGCTCCAGAGAAGATCATTCC CTCTATCCTGGactccctccttccccagcacATGCTGCGACTGATGCAACCTGGCCCAAAGCTGAACCCTGGGGTTGCTGTGGAGTTTGCCTGGTGCCTTCACTACATCATCTGTAG CCAGGTCAATAATACCCTGCTCATCACCCATGGGGCTCTGTCTACTCTGGGGATGCTGTTGTTGGACTTGGCTGGGGCTGTCCAGAGAACAGAGGAGGCAGGACTGGAGCTG CTCGCATGCCCTGTGCTCCGGTGTCTAAGCAACCTGCTGACAGAGGTGGCAGTAGAGGCTATGGGAGGGCAGATGCAACTCAAAGATGAACGTATTGTGGCAGCGTTATTTATCCTCTTCCAGTTCTTCCTTCAGAAACAGCCCAGTCTGCTTCCGGAGGGCCTATGGCTCCTCAATAATCTCACTG CAAACAGTCCTACTTTGTGTACCTCCTTGCTCTCCTTGGATCTGATTGAGCCCCTTTTGCAGCTGTTGCCACTATCTAATGTGGTTAGTGTACTG GTGCTCACAGTTCTTTGCAATGTTGCAGAGAAGGGTCCAGCTTACTGCCGGCAGCTGTGGCCAGGACCCCTGCTCTCCTGCTTGCTGAAAACACTGGCCCTCTCTGATACGGAAGTAGTAGGCCAAAGTTTGGAGCTGCTGCAGCTGCTTTTCCTGTATCAGCCAGAG GCTGTCCAGGCCTTCCTGCAGCAATCAGGGCTGCAGGCTCTGGAAAGGCATCAGGAGGAGGCCCAGCTTCAGGATCGGGTGCATGCTCTCCAGCAGATAGCTCTTCATGGCTGA
- the Tmco6 gene encoding transmembrane and coiled-coil domain-containing protein 6 isoform X2: protein MWSRYPRRSGLVACGVEELRRRRREREAALRKARREQQLVSKRLLREEAPEEARGECVAAVLGEAEVQQFLRLAQRGTEEKEREKALVSLRQGLQHPETQQIFIRSVQVIQELCLYTLGNLIVESEVVRRQLLPQGIVPALAACIQSPHVAVLEALGYALSQLLQAKEAPEKIIPSILDSLLPQHMLRLMQPGPKLNPGVAVEFAWCLHYIICSQVNNTLLITHGALSTLGMLLLDLAGAVQRTEEAGLELLACPVLRCLSNLLTEVAVEAMGGQMQLKDERIVAALFILFQFFLQKQPSLLPEGLWLLNNLTANSPTLCTSLLSLDLIEPLLQLLPLSNVVSVLVLTVLCNVAEKGPAYCRQLWPGPLLSCLLKTLALSDTEVVGQSLELLQLLFLYQPEAVQAFLQQSGLQALERHQEEAQLQDRVHALQQIALHG from the exons ATGTGGAGCCGATACCCCCGCCGCTCCGGGTTGGTGGCTTGTGGGGTGGAAGAGCTACGCCGCCGCCGGCGGGAGCGGGAGGCAG CACTGCGGAAGGCGCGGAGGGAGCAGCAACTGGTCAGCAAGAGGCTGCTAAGAGAAGAAGCTCCGGAGGAAGCCAGAGGGGAATGTGTGGCGGCGGTTCTGGGAGAAGCCGAG GTCCAGCAGTTCTTGCGGCTAGCTCAGAGGGGtacagaggaaaaggagagagaaaaggctCTGGTCAGTCTTCGTCAAGGCTTACAGCACCCTGAGACGCAACAAATCTTCATCAGGTCCGTGCAGGTGATACAG GAGCTGTGTCTGTATACACTGGGGAATCTGATCGTGGAGAGTGAGGTTGTGAGACGGCAGCTCCTGCCACAGGGCATTGTTCCAGCCTTGGCTGCCTGCATCCAG TCCCCCCACGTGGCTGTGCTGGAAGCCCTTGGATATGCCTTGTCCCAGCTTCTGCAGGCTAAGGAAGCTCCAGAGAAGATCATTCC CTCTATCCTGGactccctccttccccagcacATGCTGCGACTGATGCAACCTGGCCCAAAGCTGAACCCTGGGGTTGCTGTGGAGTTTGCCTGGTGCCTTCACTACATCATCTGTAG CCAGGTCAATAATACCCTGCTCATCACCCATGGGGCTCTGTCTACTCTGGGGATGCTGTTGTTGGACTTGGCTGGGGCTGTCCAGAGAACAGAGGAGGCAGGACTGGAGCTG CTCGCATGCCCTGTGCTCCGGTGTCTAAGCAACCTGCTGACAGAGGTGGCAGTAGAGGCTATGGGAGGGCAGATGCAACTCAAAGATGAACGTATTGTGGCAGCGTTATTTATCCTCTTCCAGTTCTTCCTTCAGAAACAGCCCAGTCTGCTTCCGGAGGGCCTATGGCTCCTCAATAATCTCACTG CAAACAGTCCTACTTTGTGTACCTCCTTGCTCTCCTTGGATCTGATTGAGCCCCTTTTGCAGCTGTTGCCACTATCTAATGTGGTTAGTGTACTG GTGCTCACAGTTCTTTGCAATGTTGCAGAGAAGGGTCCAGCTTACTGCCGGCAGCTGTGGCCAGGACCCCTGCTCTCCTGCTTGCTGAAAACACTGGCCCTCTCTGATACGGAAGTAGTAGGCCAAAGTTTGGAGCTGCTGCAGCTGCTTTTCCTGTATCAGCCAGAG GCTGTCCAGGCCTTCCTGCAGCAATCAGGGCTGCAGGCTCTGGAAAGGCATCAGGAGGAGGCCCAGCTTCAGGATCGGGTGCATGCTCTCCAGCAGATAGCTCTTCATGGCTGA
- the Tmco6 gene encoding transmembrane and coiled-coil domain-containing protein 6 isoform X3 has protein sequence MWSRYPRRSGLVACGVEELRRRRREREAALRKARREQQLVSKRLLREEAPEEARGECVAAVLGEAEELCLYTLGNLIVESEVVRRQLLPQGIVPALAACIQSPHVAVLEALGYALSQLLQAKEAPEKIIPSILDSLLPQHMLRLMQPGPKLNPGVAVEFAWCLHYIICSQVNNTLLITHGALSTLGMLLLDLAGAVQRTEEAGLELLACPVLRCLSNLLTEVAVEAMGGQMQLKDERIVAALFILFQFFLQKQPSLLPEGLWLLNNLTANSPTLCTSLLSLDLIEPLLQLLPLSNVVSVLVLTVLCNVAEKGPAYCRQLWPGPLLSCLLKTLALSDTEVVGQSLELLQLLFLYQPEAVQAFLQQSGLQALERHQEEAQLQDRVHALQQIALHG, from the exons ATGTGGAGCCGATACCCCCGCCGCTCCGGGTTGGTGGCTTGTGGGGTGGAAGAGCTACGCCGCCGCCGGCGGGAGCGGGAGGCAG CACTGCGGAAGGCGCGGAGGGAGCAGCAACTGGTCAGCAAGAGGCTGCTAAGAGAAGAAGCTCCGGAGGAAGCCAGAGGGGAATGTGTGGCGGCGGTTCTGGGAGAAGCCGAG GAGCTGTGTCTGTATACACTGGGGAATCTGATCGTGGAGAGTGAGGTTGTGAGACGGCAGCTCCTGCCACAGGGCATTGTTCCAGCCTTGGCTGCCTGCATCCAG TCCCCCCACGTGGCTGTGCTGGAAGCCCTTGGATATGCCTTGTCCCAGCTTCTGCAGGCTAAGGAAGCTCCAGAGAAGATCATTCC CTCTATCCTGGactccctccttccccagcacATGCTGCGACTGATGCAACCTGGCCCAAAGCTGAACCCTGGGGTTGCTGTGGAGTTTGCCTGGTGCCTTCACTACATCATCTGTAG CCAGGTCAATAATACCCTGCTCATCACCCATGGGGCTCTGTCTACTCTGGGGATGCTGTTGTTGGACTTGGCTGGGGCTGTCCAGAGAACAGAGGAGGCAGGACTGGAGCTG CTCGCATGCCCTGTGCTCCGGTGTCTAAGCAACCTGCTGACAGAGGTGGCAGTAGAGGCTATGGGAGGGCAGATGCAACTCAAAGATGAACGTATTGTGGCAGCGTTATTTATCCTCTTCCAGTTCTTCCTTCAGAAACAGCCCAGTCTGCTTCCGGAGGGCCTATGGCTCCTCAATAATCTCACTG CAAACAGTCCTACTTTGTGTACCTCCTTGCTCTCCTTGGATCTGATTGAGCCCCTTTTGCAGCTGTTGCCACTATCTAATGTGGTTAGTGTACTG GTGCTCACAGTTCTTTGCAATGTTGCAGAGAAGGGTCCAGCTTACTGCCGGCAGCTGTGGCCAGGACCCCTGCTCTCCTGCTTGCTGAAAACACTGGCCCTCTCTGATACGGAAGTAGTAGGCCAAAGTTTGGAGCTGCTGCAGCTGCTTTTCCTGTATCAGCCAGAG GCTGTCCAGGCCTTCCTGCAGCAATCAGGGCTGCAGGCTCTGGAAAGGCATCAGGAGGAGGCCCAGCTTCAGGATCGGGTGCATGCTCTCCAGCAGATAGCTCTTCATGGCTGA
- the Tmco6 gene encoding transmembrane and coiled-coil domain-containing protein 6 isoform X4 — protein MRTLVGLLTSNRALLQLEAARCLHELSHSEQSAVAEACLPATSYLLTYLSGHSSDFIELCLYTLGNLIVESEVVRRQLLPQGIVPALAACIQSPHVAVLEALGYALSQLLQAKEAPEKIIPSILDSLLPQHMLRLMQPGPKLNPGVAVEFAWCLHYIICSQVNNTLLITHGALSTLGMLLLDLAGAVQRTEEAGLELLACPVLRCLSNLLTEVAVEAMGGQMQLKDERIVAALFILFQFFLQKQPSLLPEGLWLLNNLTANSPTLCTSLLSLDLIEPLLQLLPLSNVVSVLVLTVLCNVAEKGPAYCRQLWPGPLLSCLLKTLALSDTEVVGQSLELLQLLFLYQPEAVQAFLQQSGLQALERHQEEAQLQDRVHALQQIALHG, from the exons ATGCGGACCTTGGTTGGGCTCCTGACCAGCAACAGAGCCCTGCTGCAGCTTGAGGCAGCTCGGTGCCTGCATGAGCTTTCTCATTCTGAGCAGTCTGCGGTGGCTGAGGCCTGCCTGCCAGCTACTTCCTACCTTCTCACCTACCTTTCCGGTCACAGCTCAGACTTCATA GAGCTGTGTCTGTATACACTGGGGAATCTGATCGTGGAGAGTGAGGTTGTGAGACGGCAGCTCCTGCCACAGGGCATTGTTCCAGCCTTGGCTGCCTGCATCCAG TCCCCCCACGTGGCTGTGCTGGAAGCCCTTGGATATGCCTTGTCCCAGCTTCTGCAGGCTAAGGAAGCTCCAGAGAAGATCATTCC CTCTATCCTGGactccctccttccccagcacATGCTGCGACTGATGCAACCTGGCCCAAAGCTGAACCCTGGGGTTGCTGTGGAGTTTGCCTGGTGCCTTCACTACATCATCTGTAG CCAGGTCAATAATACCCTGCTCATCACCCATGGGGCTCTGTCTACTCTGGGGATGCTGTTGTTGGACTTGGCTGGGGCTGTCCAGAGAACAGAGGAGGCAGGACTGGAGCTG CTCGCATGCCCTGTGCTCCGGTGTCTAAGCAACCTGCTGACAGAGGTGGCAGTAGAGGCTATGGGAGGGCAGATGCAACTCAAAGATGAACGTATTGTGGCAGCGTTATTTATCCTCTTCCAGTTCTTCCTTCAGAAACAGCCCAGTCTGCTTCCGGAGGGCCTATGGCTCCTCAATAATCTCACTG CAAACAGTCCTACTTTGTGTACCTCCTTGCTCTCCTTGGATCTGATTGAGCCCCTTTTGCAGCTGTTGCCACTATCTAATGTGGTTAGTGTACTG GTGCTCACAGTTCTTTGCAATGTTGCAGAGAAGGGTCCAGCTTACTGCCGGCAGCTGTGGCCAGGACCCCTGCTCTCCTGCTTGCTGAAAACACTGGCCCTCTCTGATACGGAAGTAGTAGGCCAAAGTTTGGAGCTGCTGCAGCTGCTTTTCCTGTATCAGCCAGAG GCTGTCCAGGCCTTCCTGCAGCAATCAGGGCTGCAGGCTCTGGAAAGGCATCAGGAGGAGGCCCAGCTTCAGGATCGGGTGCATGCTCTCCAGCAGATAGCTCTTCATGGCTGA
- the Tmco6 gene encoding transmembrane and coiled-coil domain-containing protein 6 isoform X5, whose protein sequence is MIPTHSSSVGSSILDSLLPQHMLRLMQPGPKLNPGVAVEFAWCLHYIICSQVNNTLLITHGALSTLGMLLLDLAGAVQRTEEAGLELLACPVLRCLSNLLTEVAVEAMGGQMQLKDERIVAALFILFQFFLQKQPSLLPEGLWLLNNLTANSPTLCTSLLSLDLIEPLLQLLPLSNVVSVLVLTVLCNVAEKGPAYCRQLWPGPLLSCLLKTLALSDTEVVGQSLELLQLLFLYQPEAVQAFLQQSGLQALERHQEEAQLQDRVHALQQIALHG, encoded by the exons ATGATTCCTACTCACAGCTCTTCTGTTGGCAGCTCTATCCTGGactccctccttccccagcacATGCTGCGACTGATGCAACCTGGCCCAAAGCTGAACCCTGGGGTTGCTGTGGAGTTTGCCTGGTGCCTTCACTACATCATCTGTAG CCAGGTCAATAATACCCTGCTCATCACCCATGGGGCTCTGTCTACTCTGGGGATGCTGTTGTTGGACTTGGCTGGGGCTGTCCAGAGAACAGAGGAGGCAGGACTGGAGCTG CTCGCATGCCCTGTGCTCCGGTGTCTAAGCAACCTGCTGACAGAGGTGGCAGTAGAGGCTATGGGAGGGCAGATGCAACTCAAAGATGAACGTATTGTGGCAGCGTTATTTATCCTCTTCCAGTTCTTCCTTCAGAAACAGCCCAGTCTGCTTCCGGAGGGCCTATGGCTCCTCAATAATCTCACTG CAAACAGTCCTACTTTGTGTACCTCCTTGCTCTCCTTGGATCTGATTGAGCCCCTTTTGCAGCTGTTGCCACTATCTAATGTGGTTAGTGTACTG GTGCTCACAGTTCTTTGCAATGTTGCAGAGAAGGGTCCAGCTTACTGCCGGCAGCTGTGGCCAGGACCCCTGCTCTCCTGCTTGCTGAAAACACTGGCCCTCTCTGATACGGAAGTAGTAGGCCAAAGTTTGGAGCTGCTGCAGCTGCTTTTCCTGTATCAGCCAGAG GCTGTCCAGGCCTTCCTGCAGCAATCAGGGCTGCAGGCTCTGGAAAGGCATCAGGAGGAGGCCCAGCTTCAGGATCGGGTGCATGCTCTCCAGCAGATAGCTCTTCATGGCTGA
- the Tmco6 gene encoding transmembrane and coiled-coil domain-containing protein 6 isoform X6, giving the protein MLRLMQPGPKLNPGVAVEFAWCLHYIICSQVNNTLLITHGALSTLGMLLLDLAGAVQRTEEAGLELLACPVLRCLSNLLTEVAVEAMGGQMQLKDERIVAALFILFQFFLQKQPSLLPEGLWLLNNLTANSPTLCTSLLSLDLIEPLLQLLPLSNVVSVLVLTVLCNVAEKGPAYCRQLWPGPLLSCLLKTLALSDTEVVGQSLELLQLLFLYQPEAVQAFLQQSGLQALERHQEEAQLQDRVHALQQIALHG; this is encoded by the exons ATGCTGCGACTGATGCAACCTGGCCCAAAGCTGAACCCTGGGGTTGCTGTGGAGTTTGCCTGGTGCCTTCACTACATCATCTGTAG CCAGGTCAATAATACCCTGCTCATCACCCATGGGGCTCTGTCTACTCTGGGGATGCTGTTGTTGGACTTGGCTGGGGCTGTCCAGAGAACAGAGGAGGCAGGACTGGAGCTG CTCGCATGCCCTGTGCTCCGGTGTCTAAGCAACCTGCTGACAGAGGTGGCAGTAGAGGCTATGGGAGGGCAGATGCAACTCAAAGATGAACGTATTGTGGCAGCGTTATTTATCCTCTTCCAGTTCTTCCTTCAGAAACAGCCCAGTCTGCTTCCGGAGGGCCTATGGCTCCTCAATAATCTCACTG CAAACAGTCCTACTTTGTGTACCTCCTTGCTCTCCTTGGATCTGATTGAGCCCCTTTTGCAGCTGTTGCCACTATCTAATGTGGTTAGTGTACTG GTGCTCACAGTTCTTTGCAATGTTGCAGAGAAGGGTCCAGCTTACTGCCGGCAGCTGTGGCCAGGACCCCTGCTCTCCTGCTTGCTGAAAACACTGGCCCTCTCTGATACGGAAGTAGTAGGCCAAAGTTTGGAGCTGCTGCAGCTGCTTTTCCTGTATCAGCCAGAG GCTGTCCAGGCCTTCCTGCAGCAATCAGGGCTGCAGGCTCTGGAAAGGCATCAGGAGGAGGCCCAGCTTCAGGATCGGGTGCATGCTCTCCAGCAGATAGCTCTTCATGGCTGA
- the Ndufa2 gene encoding NADH dehydrogenase [ubiquinone] 1 alpha subcomplex subunit 2, with product MAAVAAGGAVGVKLGLREIRIHLCQRSPGSQGVRDFIEKHYVTLKKANPGLPILIRECSDVQPKLWARYAFGQEKNVSLNNFSADQVTRALENVLSGKA from the exons ATGGCAGCGGTCGCGGCCGGTGGAGCAGTTGGGGTAAAGCTGGGCCTGCGTGAGATTCGCATCCACTTATGCCAGCGCTCGCCCGGCAGCCAGGGCGTCAG GGACTTCATCGAGAAACACTATGTGACACTGAAGAAGGCGAACCCCGGTCTGCCCATTCTAATCCGGGAATGCTCCGATGTGCAGCCCAAGCTCTGGGCCCGCTACG catttgggcaagagaagaatgtcTCTTTGAACAATTTCAGTGCTGATCAGGTAACCAGAGCCCTGGAGAATGTGCTAAGTGGCAAAGCTTGA
- the Ik gene encoding protein Red, whose product MPERDSEPFSNPLAPDGHDVDDPHSFHQSKLTNEDFRKLLMTPRAAPTSAPPSKSRHHEMPREYNEDEDPAARRRKKKSYYAKLRQQEIERERELAEKYRDRAKERRDGVNKDYEETELISTTANYRAVGPTAEADKSAAEKRRQLIQESKFLGGDMEHTHLVKGLDFALLQKVRAEIASKEKEEEELMEKPQKETKKDEDPENKIEFKTRLGRNVYRMLFKSKAYERNELFLPGRMAYVVDLDDEYADTDIPTTLIRSKADCPTMEAQTTLTTNDIVISKLTQILSYLRQGTRNKKLKKKDKGKLEEKKPPEADMNIFEDIGDYVPSTTKTPRDKERERYRERERDRERDRDRDRERERERDRERERERDREREEEKKRHSYFEKPKVDDEPMDVDKGPGSAKELIKSINEKFAGSSGWEGTESLKKPEDKKQLGDFFGMSNSYAECYPATMDDMAVDSDEEVDYSKMDQGNKKGPLGRWDFDTQEEYSEYMNNKEALPKAAFQYGIKMSEGRKTRRFKETNDKAELDRQWKKISAIIEKRKKMEADGVEVKRPKY is encoded by the exons ATGCCAGAACGAGATA GTGAGCCGTTCTCCAACCCTTTGGCCCCAGATGGCCATGATGTGGATGATCCTCACTCCTTCCACCA GTCAAAACTTACCAATGAAGACTTCAGGAAACTTCTTATGACCCCAAGGGCTGCACCTACCTCTGCACCACCTTCTAAGTCACGTCACCATGA GATGCCAAGGGAGTACAATGAGGATGAAGACCCTGCTGCacgaaggagaaaaaagaaaag TTATTATGCCAAGTTACGCCAACAAGAAattgagagggaaagagaactaGCAGAGAAGTACCGGGACCGGGCCAAAGAAAGGAGAGATGGTGTGAACAAAGATTATGAGGAAACAGAACTAATTAGCACCACAGCTAACTACAGAGCTGTGGGCCCCACTGCTGAAGC GGACAAATCAGCTGCAGAGAAGAGAAGACAGTTGATCCAGGAATCCAAATTCTTGGGTGGTGACATGGAACACACCCATTTGGTGAAAGGCTTGGATTTTGCTCTGCTTCAAAAG GTACGAGCCGAGATTGccagcaaagagaaagaagaagaggaactAATGGAAAAGCCCCAGAAGGAAACCAA gaAAGATGAGGatcctgaaaacaaaattgaatttaaaacacGTCTGG GCCGCAATGTTTACCGTATGCTTTTCAAGAGCAAAGCATATGAACGGAATGAGCTATTTCTGCCAGGTCGTATGGCCTATGTGGTAGACCTGGATGATGAGTATGCTGACACGGATATCCCCACTACTCTTATCCGAAGCAAGGCTGATTGCCCCACTATGGAG GCCCAGACGACACTGACCACAAATGACATTGTCATCAGCAAGCTTACCCAGATCCTTTCATACCTGAGGCAGGGTACCCGCAACAAGAAACTCAAGAAGAAGGATAAAG GGAAGCTGGAAGAGAAGAAACCTCCTGAAGCTGACATGAA CATTTTTGAAGACATTGGGGACTATGTCCCCTCCACGACCAAGACACCTCGGGACAAGGAGAGGGAGAGATATCGGGAACGGGAGCGTGAtcgggagagagacagagatcgGGACCGAGAAAGGGAACGAGAACGAGATCGGGAGCGCGAGCGAGAGCGGGAccgggagagagaggaggaaaagaagaggcacAGCTACTTTGAGAAGCCAAAAGTAGATGATGAG CCAATGGATGTTGACAAAG GACCTGGGTCTGCCAAGGAGTTGATCAAGTCCATCAATGAAAAGTTTGCTGGGTCTTCTGGCTGGGAAGGCACAGAATC GCTGAAGAAACCAGAGGACAAAAAGCAGCTGGGCGATTTCTTTGGCATGTCCAACAGTTATGCAGAGTGCTACCCAGCCAC GATGGATGACATGGCTGTGGATAGTGATGAGGAGGTGGATTATAGCAAAATGGATCAG GGTAACAAAAAAGGGCCCTTAGGCCGCTGGGACTTTGATACCCAGGAAGAATACAGCGAGTATATGAATAACAAGGAAGCTTTGCCCAA GGCTGCATTCCAGTACGGCATCAAGATGTCTGAAGGAAGGAAAACCAGGCGCTTCAAGGAGACCAATGACAAGGCAGAGCTTGATCGACAGTGGAAGAAGATTAGTGCA ATCattgagaagaggaagaagatggaagCTGATGG GGTTGAAGTGAAAAGACCAAAATACTAA